A window from Calliopsis andreniformis isolate RMS-2024a chromosome 5, iyCalAndr_principal, whole genome shotgun sequence encodes these proteins:
- the LOC143179371 gene encoding multiple inositol polyphosphate phosphatase 1 produces MALKLKVSVLFLTLLVNIVYTREVDYCFADESDPYLYFATKTAYQFVHAGKTRFQDVPNCQAEQIWMLATHGTRCPLPEEITEMVALTEIQSQIVNNHESRGNGHLCERDLENLKRWKPDAYLAMERAEVLTPQGVEDMKLLARRLQSNFPQLLQASSENMTPENYMFKTTDASDSMRAFMEGLFGDRNAVEAQEVSVNDTLLAAYRTCNVWDHEYNITMEEVEEFEKGSEFQDLIQNVSRRLGFLYNISKRSILTMYDMCRYEKAWTVTKLSPWCAIFSKEELRVLEYREDLHYYYKAGYGREINAQLGCTLLQDMMNHFWKVQQDKDSKEPKGLFYFSDIISLQNLLTTLNINKDHVLLTASNYRDVAKRQWRTSFASSIAANLVAVFYKCNGDSQPHKVMFYLAEKLVLLDGCDVGLCDWEYFKQKFSPVIRGCNLNTCWNENGTVILVPNLLLLFLISLVFFKK; encoded by the exons ATGGCTCTCAAACTGAAAGTATCAGTTTTATTCCTGACACTTTTAGTAAATATTGTTTATACTCGCGAAGTTGATTACTGTTTCGCGGATGAAAGTGATCCGTATTTGTACTTTGCCACGAAAACTGCCTACCAATTCGTCCATGCTGGCAAAACTCGATTTCAAGATGTACCTA ACTGTCAAGCAGAACAAATTTGGATGCTAGCAACTCATGGGACACGCTGTCCATTACCAGAAGAGATCACCGAAATGGTCGCTCTGACAGAAATTCAAAGTCAAATAGTGAACAACCACGAATCTCGAGGCA ACGGTCACTTGTGCGAGAGGGATTTAGAAAACTTGAAAAGATGGAAGCCGGATGCGTATCTCGCGATGGAGAGAGCAGAAGTTTTGACACCACAAGGTGTCGAAGATATGAAATTGCTTGCCAGACGATTGCAAAGCAATTTTCCTCAGCTTTTACAGGCGAGCAGCGAGAATATGACGCCAGAAAATTATATG TTTAAGACTACTGATGCTAGTGACAGCATGAGGGCGTTCATGGAGGGACTGTTTGGGGACAGAAATGCTGTAGAAGCGCAAGAAGTTTCTGTTAATGACACTTTACTCGCT GCTTACAGGACCTGCAACGTATGGGATCACGAATATAACATTACGATGGAAGAAGTGGAAGAATTCGAGAAGGGTTCAGAGTTCCAGGACCTCATACAGAACGTCAGTCGGCGACTCGGTTTCCTGTATAATATTTCCAAAC GATCGATCTTAACGATGTACGACATGTGCCGTTACGAAAAGGCTTGGACAGTGACGAAACTTTCGCCTTGGTGTGCCATTTTCAGTAAAGAGGAGCTTCGCGTGTTGGAGTATCGCGAGGATCTCCACTATTATTACAAAGCCGGATATGGACGTGAAATCAATGCACAGCTAGGATGTACGCTATTGCAAGACATGATGAATCACTTTTG GAAAGTGCAGCAGGATAAAGATTCGAAGGAACCGAAGGGATTGTTCTATTTCAGTGACATTATAAGTTTACAGAATCTCTTGACCACGTTGAATATAAACAAAGATCATGTGTTATTGACAGCTTCTAACTATAGAGACGTGGCAAAACGTCAGTGGAGAACGTCCTTTGCCTCGTCTATCGCTGCCAACCTGGTCGCAGTATTTTACAA ATGTAACGGCGACAGTCAACCACATAAAGTCATGTTTTACTTGGCCGAGAAGCTAGTTCTCCTGGACGGATGTGACGTAGGACTCTGCGATTGGGAATACTTTAAGCAAAAATTCAGCCCGGTTATCCGTGGTTGCAATCTTAACACTTGCTGGAACGAAAACGGAACTGTCATCTTAGTCCCAAATTTACTTCTTCTTTTCCTTATTTCTCTAgtcttttttaaaaaataa